A single region of the Latilactobacillus curvatus JCM 1096 = DSM 20019 genome encodes:
- the recO gene encoding DNA repair protein RecO, producing MAEHRFEDFNGLVMYRKNYKEKDMLVKILTDRFGKKMFYLRGANKPKFRLSAAILPFTQAEYGGDIRDDGLSFLNNVKSASQFQSISNDLFLNAYATYILGLVDVGFPDSEPLGSWYPKIEQALSLIDEGFDAAMITHIIEIQMLQVFGVQPQLQVCAVCGRSDLPFDYSESYGGLLCQRHWHLDVNRFHGSQRAIYYLRLFSVIDLFKIQSVNVKQTTQMELKTMIDRIYQDTVGLSLKSKQFIDKMYSFDSQLPQLKKVSSEIDSTPKDD from the coding sequence ATGGCGGAACATCGATTCGAAGACTTTAATGGTCTAGTGATGTATCGGAAGAACTATAAAGAAAAAGATATGCTGGTCAAGATTTTGACCGATCGCTTTGGCAAAAAGATGTTTTACTTACGCGGTGCGAATAAACCGAAGTTTCGCTTGAGTGCGGCTATTTTGCCATTTACCCAAGCTGAGTACGGTGGCGACATTCGCGATGATGGCTTATCCTTTTTAAATAATGTCAAGTCGGCGAGTCAGTTTCAATCGATTAGCAATGACTTGTTTTTAAATGCCTATGCGACCTATATCTTAGGCTTAGTCGATGTTGGTTTTCCGGATAGCGAACCGCTCGGCAGTTGGTATCCGAAGATTGAACAGGCACTCTCATTAATCGATGAAGGCTTTGACGCGGCGATGATTACGCACATTATCGAGATTCAGATGTTACAAGTCTTCGGGGTGCAGCCACAACTGCAAGTCTGTGCGGTTTGTGGGCGTTCTGATTTGCCGTTTGATTATTCTGAGAGTTATGGCGGGCTGCTTTGTCAACGCCACTGGCACTTGGATGTTAATCGATTCCACGGTAGTCAACGGGCTATCTATTATCTGCGTCTTTTTTCAGTGATTGATTTATTCAAGATTCAATCGGTCAACGTCAAACAGACAACGCAGATGGAGCTTAAGACGATGATCGACCGGATTTATCAAGACACGGTTGGCCTATCGCTCAAGAGTAAGCAATTCATCGATAAGATGTACAGTTTCGATAGTCAATTACCACAATTAAAAAAAGTGTCGTCAGAAATTGACAGCACGCCAAAAGACGACTAA
- the era gene encoding GTPase Era, translating into MSETYRSGFVAIVGRPNVGKSTFMNRMIGEKIAIMSSKAQTTRNKIQGIYTDDNAQIVFVDTPGIHKPHNELDEYMDQAALSTFNEVDAILFMISGIDKKGPGDQYIMDQLKNVKKPVYLVVNKIDAIHPDDLLPMIEQYRHELDFKGVYPISALEGNNVPEMLKELEQILPEGPQYYPEDQLTDHPEYFVVGELIREKILELTHEEVPHSVAVVVERMKDRVNSKLQIEANIIVERDGQKRIIIGQKGSIIKEIGIRSRREIEALLGEKVNLKLWVKIQKNWRDNNQYLREFGYNKKRL; encoded by the coding sequence ATGTCAGAAACATATCGCTCAGGCTTTGTGGCCATTGTTGGCCGACCAAATGTTGGAAAATCAACTTTTATGAATCGAATGATCGGTGAAAAAATTGCCATCATGTCATCAAAAGCACAAACGACTCGCAATAAAATTCAAGGGATCTACACGGATGACAACGCGCAAATCGTGTTCGTTGATACACCAGGGATTCATAAACCACATAATGAATTAGATGAATACATGGATCAAGCAGCGCTATCGACGTTTAACGAAGTTGATGCCATTTTATTCATGATTAGTGGGATTGATAAAAAAGGGCCTGGGGATCAATACATCATGGACCAATTGAAGAACGTCAAAAAACCCGTTTATTTGGTTGTTAACAAAATTGACGCGATTCATCCAGACGATTTATTACCAATGATTGAACAATATCGGCATGAATTAGATTTCAAGGGGGTTTACCCAATCTCTGCATTAGAAGGTAACAATGTCCCTGAAATGTTAAAAGAATTGGAACAAATACTCCCAGAAGGCCCTCAATACTACCCAGAAGATCAATTAACGGATCACCCAGAATATTTCGTTGTTGGTGAATTGATTCGGGAAAAAATTCTTGAATTAACGCATGAAGAAGTGCCCCATTCTGTTGCCGTGGTTGTGGAACGGATGAAAGACCGCGTCAATAGTAAGCTCCAGATTGAAGCGAATATCATTGTTGAACGTGATGGTCAAAAACGGATTATCATCGGTCAAAAGGGCTCCATTATCAAAGAAATCGGGATTCGGTCACGTCGCGAAATTGAAGCTTTACTTGGCGAAAAAGTCAACTTGAAGCTCTGGGTTAAGATTCAAAAGAATTGGCGTGACAATAACCAATACCTCCGTGAATTTGGTTACAATAAAAAGAGATTGTAG
- a CDS encoding diacylglycerol kinase family protein has product MNLDYNGKKPQTGKNKHFWQSLRHALGGLWTAFKTEANLRRDAWFALVAIAFGIYCQLHYLDWLAIIFAIFIVFMAEFWNTVMEHLVDLLVDHQYHPLAKQIKDISAASVLISAILALLIGAIVFGHAIFN; this is encoded by the coding sequence ATGAATTTGGATTACAACGGTAAAAAACCACAAACGGGCAAGAATAAACATTTTTGGCAGTCACTACGCCACGCACTCGGTGGATTATGGACCGCCTTTAAAACTGAGGCTAATTTACGGCGTGATGCCTGGTTTGCACTCGTTGCGATTGCTTTCGGTATTTATTGTCAGTTACATTATTTAGATTGGTTAGCGATTATTTTCGCGATTTTTATCGTTTTTATGGCTGAATTTTGGAATACAGTTATGGAACATCTCGTGGACTTATTAGTCGATCACCAGTACCATCCATTGGCTAAGCAGATTAAAGATATCAGTGCAGCCAGTGTCTTAATCAGCGCAATTTTAGCGCTATTGATTGGCGCCATTGTCTTTGGACACGCCATATTTAACTAA
- the ybeY gene encoding rRNA maturation RNase YbeY, translating to MDIQIIDETKVVAEANVKLVTDILEYAGQQLDLPEDTEMSVTFVTNERIRQINKEYRDTDRATDVISFAIEEDPEEEGLPANFEELFDIPKNIGDLFVSLEKAAEQAETYGHSFERELGYTMVHGFLHLNGYDHIHSEDEAQMIPLQEKILDEFGLQR from the coding sequence ATGGATATCCAAATTATCGATGAAACAAAAGTAGTTGCAGAAGCAAACGTAAAACTGGTCACGGATATTTTAGAATATGCCGGGCAACAATTAGATTTACCTGAAGACACAGAAATGTCTGTCACGTTTGTGACGAACGAACGCATTCGCCAAATTAACAAGGAATACCGCGATACTGACCGTGCGACTGATGTCATCAGTTTTGCAATCGAAGAAGATCCTGAAGAAGAAGGATTACCAGCCAACTTTGAAGAACTATTCGACATTCCCAAGAATATCGGTGATTTGTTTGTTTCATTAGAAAAAGCAGCTGAACAAGCTGAAACTTATGGACATTCATTTGAACGTGAATTAGGGTACACAATGGTTCACGGCTTCTTACACTTAAATGGTTATGATCACATTCATAGTGAAGATGAAGCACAAATGATTCCATTACAGGAGAAGATCCTCGATGAATTTGGATTACAACGGTAA
- a CDS encoding PhoH family protein, which yields MLAETDERLFQLATPNLAAALMGTHDTFLKIIEESLSVELIAFDEHITIRGEQPAVDQAASVLENLVALLQHGIKLNSSDVVSATKMAQKGTIAGFQELYTEPLIKDRKGQHIRVKTFGQRQYVNAIRQNDVTFGIGPAGTGKTFLAVVMAVAALKQGLVERIILTRPAVEAGESLGFLPGDLKEKVDPYLRPIYDALYAVLGKEHTERLLERGVIEIAPLAYMRGRTLEEAFVILDEAQNTTPAQMKMFLTRLGFNSKMIVNGDISQIDLPKKTMSGLVQAEHILHDIPKIAFVQFSSEDVVRHPVVAKIINAYAAIEKMRK from the coding sequence TTGTTGGCTGAAACAGATGAGCGTTTATTTCAATTGGCAACGCCAAATTTAGCGGCCGCTTTAATGGGCACACACGATACTTTTTTAAAAATCATCGAGGAAAGCTTATCTGTCGAACTGATTGCGTTTGACGAGCATATTACCATTCGCGGCGAACAACCAGCAGTTGACCAAGCCGCTTCTGTTTTAGAAAACTTAGTGGCGCTGTTACAACATGGCATTAAGCTCAATAGTAGTGATGTGGTGAGTGCGACGAAGATGGCCCAAAAAGGCACGATTGCTGGTTTCCAAGAACTTTACACGGAGCCATTAATCAAGGATCGTAAAGGGCAGCATATTCGCGTGAAGACATTCGGTCAACGTCAATACGTGAATGCGATTCGTCAAAACGATGTCACGTTTGGGATTGGCCCCGCCGGAACGGGGAAAACATTCTTAGCCGTTGTCATGGCCGTTGCGGCGTTGAAACAAGGATTAGTCGAACGGATCATTTTAACGCGTCCTGCGGTTGAAGCTGGTGAGAGTTTAGGCTTTTTACCAGGTGATCTAAAGGAAAAGGTGGACCCTTATTTACGACCGATTTATGATGCATTGTATGCCGTTTTGGGTAAAGAACATACTGAACGTTTGTTAGAGCGTGGTGTCATTGAGATTGCACCGCTTGCGTATATGCGTGGCCGAACACTAGAAGAAGCTTTCGTTATTTTGGACGAAGCCCAGAATACAACGCCTGCTCAGATGAAGATGTTCTTAACGCGACTTGGGTTTAACTCGAAGATGATTGTCAACGGCGATATTAGCCAGATTGACTTACCTAAGAAAACAATGAGCGGCTTGGTGCAAGCTGAACATATTTTGCACGATATTCCTAAGATTGCTTTCGTACAGTTCAGTTCAGAAGATGTGGTACGGCACCCAGTTGTTGCTAAGATTATTAACGCCTATGCGGCGATTGAAAAGATGAGAAAGTAG
- a CDS encoding GatB/YqeY domain-containing protein has protein sequence MSLLEQLSSDLKTAMKAKDKLRLAVIRSLKTALTNAKISAGQDLSSDEELSVLSSQLKQRKDSLAEFEKGDRADLAEQTKAEIEIVQAYLPEQLDEAAVVTIVDEAMQATGATSKADFGKVMQYVMPKVKGRADGAMVNQVVKSKLS, from the coding sequence ATGAGTTTACTTGAACAACTAAGTTCTGATTTGAAAACGGCGATGAAGGCCAAAGATAAGTTGCGATTAGCTGTTATTCGGAGTTTAAAGACCGCTTTAACTAACGCCAAAATTAGTGCGGGGCAAGACTTATCTTCTGACGAAGAATTAAGTGTACTATCATCACAACTTAAGCAACGTAAGGATTCATTAGCTGAGTTTGAAAAGGGCGATCGTGCAGATCTCGCTGAACAAACAAAAGCAGAAATTGAAATCGTACAAGCTTATTTACCAGAGCAGCTAGATGAAGCAGCAGTGGTCACCATTGTTGACGAAGCAATGCAGGCTACTGGTGCGACAAGTAAGGCTGACTTTGGCAAGGTGATGCAATATGTCATGCCTAAGGTCAAAGGACGAGCTGATGGCGCTATGGTCAATCAAGTCGTTAAATCAAAATTAAGTTAA
- the rpsU gene encoding 30S ribosomal protein S21: MGKTVVRSNESLDDALRRFKRSVSKAGTIQEYRKREFYEKPSVKRKLKSEAARKRKKF; this comes from the coding sequence ATGGGCAAGACAGTCGTTCGCAGTAACGAATCTCTAGATGATGCTCTTCGTCGCTTCAAGCGTTCCGTATCAAAAGCTGGTACAATACAAGAATATCGTAAACGTGAATTTTACGAGAAACCAAGTGTAAAACGTAAGTTGAAATCAGAAGCTGCAAGAAAACGTAAGAAGTTCTAA
- a CDS encoding pyruvate, water dikinase regulatory protein — protein MPESKPLTVFVLSDSVGQTALQLAQAALAQFPDVKPDLVRFPFVHTQEKLMDVLSKAVPEETIVVHTLATNGLSEIAETYCQAKKIASFDMMSPMTQMITAKTNSTPTGEAGALHHLNDRYFDRISAMEFAVMYDDGKDPHGFLEADIVLLGVSRTSKTPLSLFLANRNIKVANLPIVPQAHIPDEIWRVDPKKIIGLMNTPEVLNNIRRERMIAYGLNPDTTYSDMGEIKAELAFAQDLYDKIGCQVINVANRSIEETATIILERMGLDFAGSANDHVN, from the coding sequence ATGCCAGAATCTAAACCATTAACCGTTTTTGTGCTTTCGGACTCAGTCGGCCAAACCGCCCTCCAATTAGCACAAGCAGCGCTCGCCCAATTTCCGGACGTTAAACCTGATCTCGTCCGCTTCCCCTTCGTTCACACGCAAGAGAAACTCATGGACGTCTTAAGCAAAGCGGTTCCTGAAGAAACAATTGTGGTCCATACATTAGCCACTAACGGTCTTTCTGAAATCGCCGAAACCTATTGCCAAGCGAAAAAAATTGCCAGTTTCGACATGATGTCACCAATGACACAAATGATTACTGCTAAAACCAACAGCACGCCAACTGGTGAAGCTGGGGCACTACATCATTTGAACGATCGTTATTTTGATCGCATTTCAGCGATGGAATTTGCTGTTATGTACGATGATGGTAAAGACCCCCACGGTTTCTTAGAAGCAGATATCGTGTTGCTCGGTGTTTCTAGAACGTCTAAGACGCCGCTGTCGCTCTTTTTAGCCAATCGGAATATCAAGGTTGCCAACTTACCAATCGTGCCACAAGCGCACATTCCAGACGAAATCTGGCGGGTTGATCCTAAGAAAATTATCGGCCTGATGAATACACCAGAAGTCCTCAATAACATTCGCCGGGAACGGATGATTGCTTATGGGTTAAATCCTGATACCACTTATTCAGACATGGGCGAAATTAAAGCTGAATTGGCTTTCGCCCAAGACCTGTATGATAAGATTGGTTGCCAAGTGATTAATGTTGCCAACCGTTCGATCGAAGAAACTGCCACAATTATTCTTGAACGCATGGGCCTCGATTTTGCGGGCAGTGCGAACGATCACGTCAATTAA
- a CDS encoding nitroreductase encodes MEFNDVVNHRKAIRSFDPNKPISDELIEKIMVSAQRTPSWTNSQPWKVYVATGETLADHLERTGNRMKGYSDLNVIHRTDWGPLMAENSRVWNDEISAYLGEDGLANFSDLQRHLFNAPAVTYLTVERKVSPWMIYDMGAFSQSILLAAANEQVDTIPAYETAKYPDAVRKAMGIPENELLIGGIAMGYRSEGMINAFHSQRSSVASFLTIKH; translated from the coding sequence ATGGAGTTTAACGATGTGGTTAATCACCGCAAGGCAATTCGGTCATTTGACCCAAACAAACCGATCTCGGATGAATTAATCGAAAAAATAATGGTGTCCGCCCAACGAACACCGTCGTGGACGAATTCACAACCTTGGAAAGTCTATGTAGCGACGGGTGAAACGTTAGCCGATCATTTAGAACGAACGGGAAACCGGATGAAAGGCTACTCTGATTTAAACGTGATTCACCGGACAGACTGGGGACCGTTAATGGCTGAGAACAGTCGCGTGTGGAATGATGAAATCAGTGCCTATCTTGGCGAAGACGGGTTAGCGAATTTTAGCGATTTACAACGCCATCTGTTCAACGCGCCCGCCGTGACTTACTTGACGGTTGAGCGCAAAGTTTCGCCATGGATGATTTATGACATGGGGGCTTTTAGTCAGTCGATTCTGTTAGCCGCGGCTAACGAACAAGTTGATACAATTCCTGCCTATGAAACGGCCAAGTATCCAGATGCGGTCCGCAAAGCAATGGGTATTCCGGAAAATGAACTGTTGATTGGTGGGATTGCCATGGGGTACCGTAGTGAAGGGATGATTAATGCGTTTCATTCGCAGCGTAGTTCGGTTGCGAGTTTTTTAACGATTAAACATTAA
- a CDS encoding DUF2207 domain-containing protein, producing the protein MNLKRTKFGIFILIAAFWTFIFSQPVQAADTYDISRYQVNVDVQPDGSAQVEQKTVFDIQDDIHGVYINQNLQTNVGQPKKLVNPQVAVNGHPFSQSESGTEGTYSLTDAQQNYRFKLYQTAQDGNQLAVTLKYQLQNLIINYRDTAELNWKVIGDAWDSDLQNVQVVIQLPTTFKKADLKSWTHGNLDGQQVVEPDKGRVTIKLANNPANQFVESHIIFPTAVTAANPNQIDQSRREAIIKQEARLAQQANQERKAQKRRYWLLSIGAVVLAPGMFLLILRKIRKTLPVMTYTGQAPEHVYDLPDENGPAVVRQLLALPITETAGAESLSATILDLVARKNLTIDVQEPKKELFHKKTPQFSLTLVNRNQLSHSEKKLVSWLFDVIGDGQHVSLFEIEKYPKRHSAKLFNQHYHGWQTAVATEASRSGWLREHIAELMTSLNYWLIGLGALFLILIFGALIGLVAWWTLIPMGLVFILTVWRRFNLQLWTQLGYEKRGEWQGFKQMLKDISTLDMANVPDVLLWDRYLSYATAFGIADKVVKALKIRLTPEQLQTMPLGYYYYYGYTGGLNIGQSFTTALNSSVGSAVSAANPTSVSGGSGGFSGGSSGGFGGGSGGGTF; encoded by the coding sequence ATGAATTTAAAACGAACTAAGTTTGGTATTTTTATCTTAATAGCGGCGTTTTGGACCTTTATTTTTAGCCAGCCAGTCCAGGCTGCCGATACCTATGACATCAGTCGTTATCAGGTAAACGTTGATGTACAACCTGATGGGAGTGCTCAGGTCGAACAAAAAACGGTGTTTGATATCCAAGATGATATCCATGGGGTCTATATCAACCAGAATCTCCAAACAAACGTTGGTCAACCAAAGAAGTTGGTTAACCCGCAAGTCGCAGTTAATGGTCATCCGTTTAGTCAAAGTGAATCAGGTACTGAAGGCACCTATAGCTTAACTGATGCACAACAAAATTATCGGTTCAAACTATACCAAACTGCACAAGATGGCAATCAATTAGCGGTTACTTTGAAATATCAGTTACAAAATCTGATTATTAATTATCGTGATACGGCGGAATTGAATTGGAAAGTGATTGGCGATGCGTGGGATAGTGACTTACAAAACGTTCAAGTGGTAATACAATTACCTACCACATTCAAAAAAGCAGACCTCAAATCATGGACGCACGGCAATTTAGATGGGCAACAAGTCGTTGAACCCGATAAAGGCCGGGTAACAATTAAACTCGCTAATAATCCAGCAAACCAATTTGTCGAAAGCCATATTATTTTTCCAACGGCGGTGACTGCGGCGAATCCGAATCAGATTGATCAATCACGTCGGGAAGCCATTATCAAACAAGAAGCGCGTTTGGCGCAACAAGCTAATCAAGAACGCAAAGCACAAAAACGCCGTTATTGGCTTTTATCTATAGGAGCAGTGGTCTTAGCGCCCGGCATGTTCTTGTTAATTTTACGTAAAATTCGAAAAACGCTTCCTGTGATGACTTATACTGGACAGGCACCAGAACACGTCTATGATTTACCAGATGAAAATGGGCCTGCGGTTGTGCGTCAGTTGTTGGCATTACCAATTACGGAGACAGCAGGGGCGGAGAGCTTATCCGCAACGATTCTAGACTTAGTTGCTCGAAAGAATCTAACAATTGATGTTCAGGAACCAAAGAAGGAACTATTCCATAAAAAAACGCCGCAATTTTCATTAACGCTCGTCAATCGCAATCAGTTATCACATTCAGAAAAGAAGTTAGTTAGCTGGCTATTTGATGTGATTGGTGATGGGCAGCATGTCAGTCTATTTGAGATTGAGAAATATCCAAAACGGCATAGTGCAAAACTGTTCAATCAACATTACCATGGGTGGCAAACAGCAGTGGCGACTGAAGCAAGTCGTAGCGGGTGGTTACGAGAACACATCGCTGAGTTAATGACCAGTTTGAATTATTGGTTAATCGGCCTTGGCGCCCTATTTTTAATTTTGATTTTTGGTGCTTTGATTGGCTTAGTTGCTTGGTGGACGCTCATTCCGATGGGGCTTGTCTTCATTTTAACCGTCTGGCGTAGATTTAATTTGCAACTATGGACGCAATTGGGTTACGAAAAACGGGGCGAATGGCAAGGCTTTAAACAAATGCTAAAGGATATTTCGACACTCGATATGGCGAATGTCCCAGATGTACTATTGTGGGATCGATATTTGAGTTATGCAACGGCCTTCGGGATTGCTGATAAGGTCGTTAAAGCTTTGAAGATTCGATTGACGCCGGAACAACTTCAAACAATGCCTCTGGGTTATTATTATTACTACGGGTATACTGGGGGGTTGAACATCGGTCAATCCTTTACAACAGCTCTCAATAGTAGTGTTGGCAGTGCGGTCAGTGCTGCTAATCCAACAAGTGTTAGTGGTGGTTCTGGCGGCTTTTCAGGCGGCTCATCAGGCGGTTTCGGTGGCGGTTCCGGTGGTGGGACTTTCTAG
- a CDS encoding deoxyribonuclease IV, with the protein MLLGSHVSMKGKQMLLGSAESAVDFGANAFMIYTGAPQNTRRKPIEELNIEAAKPYIEAHNLGPIVVHAPYIVNLGNTVKPENFKFAVSFLQEEVLRAEALGATQIVLHPGAHVGAGADAGIQQIIKGLNEILRPDQTAQIALETMAGKGTEVGRSFEELAQMIDGVTYNEKLSVTFDTCHTNDAGYNVREDFDGVLNEFDHIIGLDRLKVVHLNDSKNPQGAHKDRHANIGFGEIGFDALNHVLQHEQLVNVPKILETPYVGEDKKHNFAPYAYEIAMLKAGQFDPDLLTKVEQNEGKL; encoded by the coding sequence ATGTTATTAGGGAGTCACGTTAGTATGAAGGGCAAGCAGATGTTACTAGGGTCAGCGGAGAGTGCAGTTGATTTTGGTGCAAATGCCTTCATGATATATACCGGCGCGCCACAAAATACGCGCCGCAAACCAATCGAAGAATTAAATATTGAAGCAGCAAAACCCTATATTGAAGCTCACAACTTAGGTCCAATTGTTGTTCATGCACCATACATCGTTAATTTAGGGAATACAGTGAAGCCTGAGAACTTCAAGTTTGCGGTCTCTTTTTTACAAGAAGAAGTGTTACGCGCTGAAGCATTAGGGGCCACTCAAATCGTCTTGCATCCAGGTGCACACGTTGGGGCGGGTGCAGATGCTGGTATTCAACAAATTATCAAAGGATTAAACGAAATTTTACGACCTGATCAAACCGCCCAAATTGCCTTAGAAACCATGGCAGGTAAAGGAACCGAAGTCGGGCGGTCATTTGAAGAACTTGCACAGATGATCGATGGCGTGACTTACAATGAAAAGTTATCAGTGACGTTTGATACTTGTCATACAAATGATGCCGGATATAATGTGCGTGAAGATTTTGACGGCGTTTTGAATGAATTCGATCACATTATCGGTTTGGACCGCTTAAAAGTTGTTCATTTAAACGATTCTAAGAACCCACAAGGCGCACACAAAGATCGTCATGCCAATATTGGTTTTGGTGAAATCGGATTTGATGCGCTAAACCATGTCTTACAGCATGAACAACTCGTTAATGTGCCTAAAATTCTAGAAACCCCATATGTTGGCGAAGATAAGAAGCATAACTTTGCACCATATGCGTATGAAATTGCGATGCTCAAAGCGGGGCAATTCGACCCTGATTTATTAACGAAGGTTGAGCAGAACGAAGGCAAACTATGA
- a CDS encoding YitT family protein, with protein sequence MAKISAAILYGICVSIALNFFWEEGGIYASGITGFAQFIHTVTSKFMPFLPFPLSTSLMLFVLNVPLFILAWFKIGHHFTIYTFIAVVFSSVMVQIMPFTQLTANPIICAIFGAVINGFGTGMALKNDISTGGLDIIGIVLRKKTGRSVGSINIMFNVALVFAAGFLFGWEHALYSILSIFVNGKVIDMVYTRQQKLQVMIITDKSKVVIQMIQDEMRRGITIVHDVEGAYNREEKTMLFTVISRFEMHDLEMVMKQADDHAFVSMTEAVKILGHFYEPKIK encoded by the coding sequence ATGGCGAAGATTTCGGCAGCCATTTTATACGGAATTTGTGTGTCGATTGCATTGAACTTTTTCTGGGAAGAAGGTGGCATTTACGCCTCTGGGATTACCGGGTTCGCGCAATTCATTCATACAGTGACGTCGAAATTTATGCCGTTTCTACCATTTCCATTATCAACGTCATTGATGTTATTCGTGTTAAATGTGCCATTATTTATTCTTGCGTGGTTCAAAATTGGCCACCATTTCACCATTTATACGTTTATTGCAGTTGTTTTTTCAAGTGTTATGGTACAGATTATGCCCTTTACACAGCTAACGGCTAATCCGATTATCTGTGCGATTTTTGGGGCGGTAATTAACGGTTTTGGGACCGGGATGGCCTTGAAAAACGATATTTCCACTGGTGGCTTAGATATCATTGGGATTGTACTGCGCAAAAAAACCGGCCGTTCAGTCGGTTCAATCAATATCATGTTTAATGTGGCGCTCGTTTTTGCCGCTGGGTTCCTCTTTGGTTGGGAACATGCGCTCTATAGTATCTTGAGTATTTTTGTCAACGGCAAAGTCATCGATATGGTTTACACGCGCCAACAAAAACTGCAAGTGATGATTATTACCGATAAGTCCAAAGTTGTGATTCAAATGATTCAAGACGAAATGCGGCGTGGGATTACGATTGTCCACGACGTAGAAGGGGCATATAACCGTGAAGAAAAGACGATGTTATTTACCGTTATTTCTCGCTTTGAAATGCATGATTTAGAAATGGTCATGAAACAAGCGGATGACCACGCATTCGTCAGCATGACGGAAGCTGTCAAAATTCTCGGGCATTTCTATGAACCTAAGATTAAATAA
- the msrA gene encoding peptide-methionine (S)-S-oxide reductase MsrA, which translates to MATDTAIFAGGCFWCMVHPFDQQPGIIKVVSGYTGGHVPNPTYEEVCSHTTGHTEAVEITFDPAIISYAELVEIYWRQTDPTDAMGQFQDRGDSYRPVIFVNSPEQRAIAEASKQALIDSGRFNEPIVTQIEAAKPFYPAEEYHQDFYKKEPFRAELVEGTRRAFIRENWAH; encoded by the coding sequence ATGGCAACTGATACAGCAATTTTTGCCGGTGGGTGTTTTTGGTGCATGGTTCATCCGTTTGATCAGCAACCGGGGATTATCAAGGTTGTTTCTGGTTATACCGGTGGGCATGTTCCTAATCCAACTTATGAGGAAGTTTGCTCGCATACGACGGGGCACACTGAAGCAGTTGAAATTACATTTGATCCCGCGATTATTTCTTATGCGGAATTAGTTGAAATTTATTGGCGCCAAACAGATCCAACCGATGCCATGGGGCAGTTCCAAGATCGTGGCGATAGTTACCGGCCGGTGATTTTCGTTAACTCGCCTGAGCAACGTGCAATCGCGGAAGCTTCCAAACAAGCATTAATCGATAGTGGTCGCTTCAACGAACCGATTGTCACGCAAATTGAGGCTGCCAAACCGTTCTATCCAGCCGAAGAATATCACCAAGATTTCTATAAAAAAGAACCATTTAGAGCAGAATTGGTCGAGGGGACACGCCGTGCTTTCATTCGTGAAAATTGGGCGCATTAA
- the msrB gene encoding peptide-methionine (R)-S-oxide reductase MsrB → MTDDLEQRLTTEQYAVTQQNATEAPFTGEYDDFDEQGIYVDVVSHEPLFSSLDKYDAGCGWPSFTKPIAPLTERRDQSYGMERVEVRSEEANSHLGHVFNDGPQEAGGLRYCINSAALKFIPVEQLENEGYGQYLSLFEEGAQ, encoded by the coding sequence ATGACAGATGATTTAGAACAACGGTTAACGACGGAACAATATGCGGTAACCCAACAAAATGCGACGGAGGCCCCATTTACCGGTGAGTATGATGATTTTGATGAACAAGGCATCTACGTGGATGTTGTCAGTCATGAACCATTATTTAGTTCGTTAGATAAATATGATGCAGGCTGTGGTTGGCCCTCATTTACAAAGCCAATTGCGCCTTTGACGGAACGCCGGGACCAATCTTATGGGATGGAACGCGTTGAAGTCCGTAGTGAAGAAGCTAATTCGCATTTAGGGCACGTTTTTAATGATGGACCGCAAGAAGCTGGTGGATTACGCTATTGCATCAACTCAGCAGCTTTAAAATTTATTCCAGTCGAACAACTCGAAAATGAAGGTTACGGTCAATATCTAAGCTTATTTGAAGAGGGGGCACAATAA